In Onychostoma macrolepis isolate SWU-2019 chromosome 06, ASM1243209v1, whole genome shotgun sequence, one DNA window encodes the following:
- the LOC131541842 gene encoding cytochrome c1, heme protein, mitochondrial: MAALRVVVFSGTGRTLLNTSKTIHTPRANMSFASLPRGRKIALTTIGVLSTGGAGLALMLQQSVKASDLELHPPSYPWSHNGLLSSLDHASIRRGYQVYKQVCSACHSMEYLAFRNLVGVSHTEAEVKTLAEEIEVVDGPDDSGEMFTRPGKLSDYFPKPYGNPEAARAANNGALPPDLSYIVSARHGGEDYVFSLLTGYCEPPAGVSVREGLYYNPYFPGQAIGMAPPIYNEVLEFEDGTPATMSQVAKDVCTFLRWAAEPEHDQRKRMGLKLLMGASILVPLVYYLKRHRWSVMKSRKIAYRPPK, from the exons ATGGCGGCGCTCCGTGTGGTCGTGTTCTCCGGCACTGGGAGAACCCTCCTGAACACATCCAAAACCATTCATACTCCACGG GCCAACATGTCATTCGCTAGCCTGCCGAGGGGAAGGAAGATAGCCCTGACCACGATTGGAGTGCTGTCGACTGGAGGAGCGGGGCTGGCTCTGATGCTGCAGCAGTCAGTCAAGGCCTCTGATTTGGAGCTGCACCCACCGTCATACCCCTGGAGCCACAACGGCTTGCTGTCCTCCCTCGACCATGCCAG TATTCGTCGTGGGTATCAGGTGTATAAGCAGGTGTGCTCGGCCTGTCACAGTATGGAGTATTTGGCCTTCCGTAACTTGGTAGGAGTGTCACACACAGAGGCAGAGGTCAAGACCCTGGCTGAAGAG ATTGAAGTTGTGGATGGTCCTGATGACAGTGGAGAGATGTTCACCCGACCAGGAAAACTCTCAGATTACTTCCCCAAACCCTATGGAAACCCCGAGGCCGCCCGTGCTGCTAACAATGGCGCTCTGCCCCCCGACCTCAGCTATATTGTCAGTGCCAG gCATGGAGGGGAAGATTACGTGTTTTCTCTCCTGACCGGTTACTGTGAGCCTCCAGCTGGTGTGTCTGTGAGGGAGGGCCTTTATTACAACCCTTATTTCCCTGGCCAGGCCATTGGTATGGCACCACCCATCTACAATGAGGTGCTGGAGTTTGAAGATG GAACCCCTGCCACCATGAGCCAGGTTGCTAAAGATGTCTGTACTTTCCTGAGGTGGGCGGCCGAGCCAGAACATGACCAACGTAAACGTATGGGACTGAAg TTGTTGATGGGCGCTTCCATACTTGTTCCCTTGGTCTACTACCTGAAGAGGCACAGGTGGTCTGTGATGAAGAGCAGAAAGATCGCCTACAGGCCTCCCAAATAA